ATATGAATATTTGTTAAATTTCTGTAAAATTTAAGTAGATTAAAGCATGAATTTTATCATGTAGAGTACAATGGTAGTAACGACCTTCTTTCCTGAATGGGGTCAAAAAAACTAGTAGAGGAGTGGTTTTCTCTTGAAACCTACAACTACTCGTATGCTAACACGCATTAAATCAATTTATATGTACATCAATGAAAACGGAACGGTAACGACGAAAGACCTTGTAGATGAGTTCGGGATCACACCGCGAACGATACAACGTGATCTAAATGTGTTGCAGTTTAATGAACTCGTGTATAGCCCTTGCCGCGGTAAGTGGACAACAACAGGAAAGAAAGTGAGAATGACCTCATAACGAAAAATAATTGTATGGTAAATAAATACATACCCCTTTCTAATAATTAGAAAGGGGTCTTTTCTGCGCCTATAAAGGTACTACTTTTCAGTATCTACTTGATATGTTTTTAACATTTCTACTTCTTCATCTGTTAGCTCTCGGTATTGTCCAAGTTCTAGTTCCTCATCTAATACTAACGGACCCATCTCTGTTCTCTTTAGGTAGACTACTTTTTTCCCTACCGCTTCAAACATACGCTTCACTTGATGGAATTTCCCTTCCGTAATCACAAGCTCAATTTCAGAAATATCATCGCTTTTCAATATTGTAAGTGCACCTGGCTTTGTTTCATAGCCATCGTCTAAAATAACACCTTTAGCAAACTCTTTTACATCCTCTTCTGTTACTACTCCTGCAACGTGTGCATAATATTTTTTCGGCACATGCTTTTTCGGAGATAATAATTGATGCGATAACTTCCCATCATTTGTTATCAATAAGAAACCTTCCGTATCGATATCAAGTCGTCCAACTGGGAACGGATCAAAGATAGCATCTTCTAATTCTAATAAATCTATTACTGTTTCATGATTATCATCTTCCGTCGCTGAAATAACACCTTGTGGTTTATGCATCATTAAGTAAACAAACTCTTTGTATTCCACAACTTCACCGTGAATCATAACTTCTTGCTCTTCTACATTTACATGAACTTTCGCATCTTTTACTGGCGTTCCATCAATTTTCACAACGCCATCTTTCAATAATTTCTTTACTTCTTTTCTACTTCCATATCCCATATTCGCTAATAATTTATCTAATCTCACGTTTTTCACCTTCTTTATTTATCATAGAAAAGGGGACGTAATTACGCCCCTCTTGATTTCAACTTTATTTTAAATCTACTACCAAGTTTACGTTGAATTTTATCTAATGCTTCTCCGCCAAATACTCTTTCAAGTACTCCTGTGCGAATTGCTAACAATCCATAAACAAAACCGCCAATACCTGCACAAATCGCAACTGTTATAAGAGCACCAATACGGCCATCAGGCGAAATCATGAAGGATAGAATCCATTGTGATAGTTTTACAGTAACGACCATTATAAGTGTCAGTACTGCAATTTGGAATGTTCTTTTATATACAACACCGAATGAATAGTGTGCGTATTTTTTAATTTGTTGATTTGTGTACCAAACAGAAGCTAAGAAACCAACTGCTGTCGCTAGAATTGCTCCTACTGTACCGAAATAACGAATAAAGATTACGTTACATACAAATTTCAAAATAACGCCCATTATAAGCGCAATAATCGCATGCTTCTGCTGGTTAATACCTTGCAGGATTGCCGCTGTTACTGTAAATAAAGCGAATAACAACGCAACTGGTGCATACCACATTAATACTTGTCCACCTAGTGGATCTGAATCGTAAAACGCAGTATAAATTGGATATGCCAGTGAAGAAATACCGACAACTGCTGGCAATGTTAAAAACATATTCGCCTGGAATGTTTGTGTAATTTGTAATTTCAAATAGCGGTATTGTTTTTCAGTAAATGATTTTGTAATTGCTGGTACAAGCGTTAAACTAAACGCTGTCGCAAGTGATACAGGAATCATAATTAACTTATGCGTCCACATTGTGAAAATACCGAGGGCTCGCTCTGCGATATCACCTTGACCAATCGCCTGCATAATTGAGTTAAATGTCAATGTATCAATTTGTTGATATAAAGGAATTGTTAACCCAATTACAACGTAAGGAATCGCATATGCAAATAATTCTTTAAACAATTGAACGGTGCTTACTGTTGACTCTGGTACAGTTTGTTCAATTAAATATTGATCCAAATATTTTTTACGTTTTAACCAGTACCAAATTAACACTCCGAGTGCTCCAACCGCTGAAACGAACGCAGCAAATGTCGCTACTCCAACTGCTGTTGCAACTGTACCGCCAAGTACTTTAATAACGATAAAACTACCTGCTAATAAAAAGACGATACGAATAATTTGTTCAATAATTTGTGAAACGGTAGTTGGTCCCATAGACTGGTGACCTTGGAAATAACCACGAATTAAACTCGCTGCTGGTACAACAATAAGTGCGAAACTTACAAGACGAATGATCGTCGTAACTTCTCCTACATTATTGTGTATACTTTGTTTACCAAGCATCGCTTCTGCAAACAATGGCGCCGTCATGTACAGTACTAGGAACGAAAGAACTCCTGTTACTATCATCATAACCATTCCCGAGCGGAACATTCTCCGGCTCGTTTTATAATCGCCAAGCGCATTATATTTGGAAACAAATTTTGAAACAGCAAGTGGCACACCTGCCGTTGCGATACTTAAAAAGATCGTATATGGAATGTATCCATATGTATAGAGCGTTCCGCCTTCTGTTCCTACTAATGCATGAAACGGAAAGACGTAAATCATGCCTAAGAACTTTACTAAAAATGTCCCTAGCGTAACAATAAGCGTTCCGCGCAGAAATTTCGAATCGGACATACAAAAATCCTCCTACATCTACATAAAGTGAAACTATAATTAGTTGGAGACTTCTCTCCTACTCCTTATTAGTTGAACCATTCGAGCATTTACAGGCTAACAAACTCCCTATTTACTTCTCCTAAATCTTGAGGTTTTAGTCTTATCACCTACAAATGGCAGGATAGTACTGAACTCTAACTTTTGTATTGTACCACAATTCTCTCATTAAGCAGTACTTCACTCTATTTTTCTTTTAAGGGAAAACATGCTATTCTTTTAGGCAGGAAATGTAGAAAATGAGGTCGATATATTATGCATTATGATGTTATTGTCATCGGCGGCGGTCCTTCTGGGCTAATGGCTGCAATCGGTGCTGCAGAAGAAGGCGCAAGCGTCTTACTTCTTGATAAAGGAAATAAACTAGGGCGTAAACTTGCAATTTCAGGTGGCGGCCGTTGTAACGTAACGAACCGTCTACCACTTGATGAGATCGTTAAACATATACCAGGAAATGGCCGCTTCTTATACAGCGCTTTTTCTATTTTCAATAATGAAGATATTATTACATTCTTCGAAAATCTCGGTGTAAAACTGAAAGAAGAAGATCATGGTCGCATGTTCCCTGTATCAAATAAAGCACAATCGGTAGTAGACGCACTTTTAACACGATTAAAAGACTTAGGTGTAAAAATCCGTACGAATACACCCGTTGAAACGATTGAATATGAGAATGGTCAAACGAAAGCAGTTGTACTACAAACTGGCGAAGTGTTAGAAACAAATCACGTCGTTATCGCTGTTGGTGGAAAATCTGTTCCTCAAACTGGATCTACTGGAGACGGATATGCTTGGGCTAAAAAAGCCGGGCATACAATTACAGAATTATTCCCAACAGAAGTACCAATCCTTTCAAACGAACCATTTATTCGTGATCGCTCCTTACAAGGTCTAGCTTTACGCGATGTAAACTTAAGCGTATTAAACCCAAAAGGAAAAACTATTATTTCTCACAAAATGGACATGCTCTTCACTCATTTCGGCCTATCTGGTCCTGCTGCACTTCGCTGTAGTCAATTCGTCGTGAAAGCACTGAAAAAGTTCAAAACAAATACCATTCAAATGAGTATCGATGCATTGCCAGACGAAAATAGTGAACAACTATTCCAACGCATGCTGAAACAAATGAAAGAAGATCCGAAAAAAGGAATTAAAAACGTGTTAAAAGGTTATGTACCTGAGCGTTACTTCCTATTCTTATTAGAAAAAAATGAAATTGATGGCAGCGAACAAGCTGGACAAGTTTCTCACGAAAAGATTCGTGCACTTGTGAAAGACTTTAAAGAATTTACTGTGAATGTAAATGGTACGCAGTCAATTGAAAAAGCATTCGTGACTGGCGGCGGTGTATCCGTTAAAGAAATTAATCCGAAAGAAATGTCTTCTAAATTCACGAACGGCTTATATTTCTGTGGGGAAGTTCTTGATATTCACGGTTATACTGGTGGCTATAATATTACATCTGCTCTTGTTACTGGTAGAATTGCCGGAACAACAGCTGGAGAAAACGCGAAAATGCAATATTAAACCGAGAAACAGGGATTCCTGTTTCTTTTTTTATAAGTACATGAAATTATATCGGCGATTCTGTAAATATATCAGCGATTCTACTACTTATATAGGCGATTTTTCAAATATATCGACTTACCGACAAAAAACGACAAACATCCCCTCCCCTTAACTTCCCATTGCTTTTTTGTTGCTTTATATACCTTAGTACCTTTATATTTTATATTGTTGAATATTTGAAAAAGGGTAAGGGGAAAACGTATGAGAAAAAAAGTCATGATGTCTTTAATGCTAATGACGTTTCTTTCTGCAGTAGAAGGAACGATTGTTAGTACAGCAATCCCTCGTATAACGAGTGATTTGTCAGGCGTCGAACTTGTTAGTTGGGTATATGCAATTTATATGCTTGCAACAGCTGTTTCGACTCCAATATACGGAAAGCTTGCTGATTTGTTTGGCCGTAAAAAAGTTTTACTTATCGGAGCTACAATCTTTTTAGTCGGTTCTGCACTTTGCGGAGTCGTTACATCGATGGAACAATTAATTTTCTTCCGTGCTCTTCAAGGTATCGGTGCTGGTGCTGTTATGCCGATTACAATGACAATTATTGGAGACTTATATAGCGAAGCGAAAGACCGCGCGAAAGCACAGGGCTGGATGAGTGCCGTTTGGGGTGTATCTGGTGTTATCGGACCGTTAGTAGGTGGATTTTTAGTTGACTCCCTATCTTGGCGTTATATTTTCTTCTTAAACGTTCCATTCGGCATTATCGCTTGCTTAATGATTGCCATTTACTACAAAGAATCTATTAAGCCCGCTAAACACCATATCGACTATCTTGGTGCAACAGTCTTCTCATTAAGTACGATCGCTCTACTATACGCATTATTAACAGGTAGCAGTAAGCAAAACTGGGGAGACATAACAATTATCGGCCTATTAATCTTCGCCGTCGTTTCATTCATTATTTTCTTATTCATCGAGAAAAAATCTCCGGAACCATTAATTCCGCTAG
This genomic interval from Bacillus thuringiensis contains the following:
- a CDS encoding DeoR family transcriptional regulator, with translation MKPTTTRMLTRIKSIYMYINENGTVTTKDLVDEFGITPRTIQRDLNVLQFNELVYSPCRGKWTTTGKKVRMTS
- a CDS encoding pseudouridine synthase, with protein sequence MRLDKLLANMGYGSRKEVKKLLKDGVVKIDGTPVKDAKVHVNVEEQEVMIHGEVVEYKEFVYLMMHKPQGVISATEDDNHETVIDLLELEDAIFDPFPVGRLDIDTEGFLLITNDGKLSHQLLSPKKHVPKKYYAHVAGVVTEEDVKEFAKGVILDDGYETKPGALTILKSDDISEIELVITEGKFHQVKRMFEAVGKKVVYLKRTEMGPLVLDEELELGQYRELTDEEVEMLKTYQVDTEK
- a CDS encoding putative polysaccharide biosynthesis protein; this translates as MSDSKFLRGTLIVTLGTFLVKFLGMIYVFPFHALVGTEGGTLYTYGYIPYTIFLSIATAGVPLAVSKFVSKYNALGDYKTSRRMFRSGMVMMIVTGVLSFLVLYMTAPLFAEAMLGKQSIHNNVGEVTTIIRLVSFALIVVPAASLIRGYFQGHQSMGPTTVSQIIEQIIRIVFLLAGSFIVIKVLGGTVATAVGVATFAAFVSAVGALGVLIWYWLKRKKYLDQYLIEQTVPESTVSTVQLFKELFAYAIPYVVIGLTIPLYQQIDTLTFNSIMQAIGQGDIAERALGIFTMWTHKLIMIPVSLATAFSLTLVPAITKSFTEKQYRYLKLQITQTFQANMFLTLPAVVGISSLAYPIYTAFYDSDPLGGQVLMWYAPVALLFALFTVTAAILQGINQQKHAIIALIMGVILKFVCNVIFIRYFGTVGAILATAVGFLASVWYTNQQIKKYAHYSFGVVYKRTFQIAVLTLIMVVTVKLSQWILSFMISPDGRIGALITVAICAGIGGFVYGLLAIRTGVLERVFGGEALDKIQRKLGSRFKIKLKSRGA
- a CDS encoding NAD(P)/FAD-dependent oxidoreductase; the protein is MHYDVIVIGGGPSGLMAAIGAAEEGASVLLLDKGNKLGRKLAISGGGRCNVTNRLPLDEIVKHIPGNGRFLYSAFSIFNNEDIITFFENLGVKLKEEDHGRMFPVSNKAQSVVDALLTRLKDLGVKIRTNTPVETIEYENGQTKAVVLQTGEVLETNHVVIAVGGKSVPQTGSTGDGYAWAKKAGHTITELFPTEVPILSNEPFIRDRSLQGLALRDVNLSVLNPKGKTIISHKMDMLFTHFGLSGPAALRCSQFVVKALKKFKTNTIQMSIDALPDENSEQLFQRMLKQMKEDPKKGIKNVLKGYVPERYFLFLLEKNEIDGSEQAGQVSHEKIRALVKDFKEFTVNVNGTQSIEKAFVTGGGVSVKEINPKEMSSKFTNGLYFCGEVLDIHGYTGGYNITSALVTGRIAGTTAGENAKMQY
- a CDS encoding MDR family MFS transporter is translated as MRKKVMMSLMLMTFLSAVEGTIVSTAIPRITSDLSGVELVSWVYAIYMLATAVSTPIYGKLADLFGRKKVLLIGATIFLVGSALCGVVTSMEQLIFFRALQGIGAGAVMPITMTIIGDLYSEAKDRAKAQGWMSAVWGVSGVIGPLVGGFLVDSLSWRYIFFLNVPFGIIACLMIAIYYKESIKPAKHHIDYLGATVFSLSTIALLYALLTGSSKQNWGDITIIGLLIFAVVSFIIFLFIEKKSPEPLIPLALFSNRTLSTINILTLIAGAMIISITMYLPIWSQGVLGKNATEAGLILMPIPVMWTFGAIFSGNLVGKLKTKQIILLGASILSVATFLLFTLSTHSPSFLIYVAVGLFGLGMGLVTPIYMVTIQAAVPAHTRGTAVGLNTFINTFSQTLGAAIFGTIFNTMIHARGIKNLDLVSGGHGGATASVATESQSALAASVHVIYMSTFVLAVCTLIIAWLLLKPATQTNEQ